GACCGTCTCCTGCAGTGCCGCGCCGGTGAACTCGTCGGCCGTGGCGATGGACAGCGCCGCCGTGACCACACAGTCGTAGGCGAACGCCGACCACGAGGTCGGTGCCTCGCCGTACTCCGACTCGAACTCGGAGGCGAAGTTCTGGTAGTTCTCCTGGTCGATGGCCGCCGAGGGCGTGACGATCTTCATGCCGTCGAGGCTCCCCTCCGGCGTGTTCGCGAGGACGTCCGGGCCGGCGACGGAGTCGGCGCCGTAGTACGTCGCCTCGTAGCCGTTCGAGAACGCCTCCTGTGCCATCGAGGTGAACTCCGGCTGGTAGGTGATGAACACCCAGGCGTCCGCTCCGGAGTTCGCCATCCCCGACACCGTCGAGGAGTACGACGACTGCCCCTGGTCGTGGGGCTGGTCGTAGGCGATCTCGCCGCCCCACTGGTCGCGGAACGTCTCCGCGAGCCCCTGTCCGTAGTCGTTGTTCACCCACGCCAGCGCGACGGAGTCGAACCCGTCCTCGCTGATGATGTTCGACAGTGCCGTCGACTGGGTGCTCCCGGTGGGCGACATCCGCAGCAGGCCCGGGAAGTTGGTGAGGTCCGGGCTGGTGGAGTTCTGACTCAGCTGTACCACGTCGGTTCCCTGGATGACCGACTCGTAGATGGCGAGCGACACGCCGGAGCCGACGGCCCCGATCACGAACGGGACGCCGTCCTGGTTGACGAGTTTCTGTGCCGCAGAGACGCCCGACTGCGCCTGGCTCTCGGAGTCCTCCGAGATGATCTCCAGTTCGGCACCGTTGATGGTCGTCTCGTTGACCGCCGCGAGCGCGAGTTCCTTCCCCCGCTCGTTGCGCTGGCCGAACGCCGACAGCGACCCGGTGAGCGAGTTCACCATCCCGATCGTGTACGGGCCGCTCATCTCGTCTCCGCCGTCGTCCATCTCGGTCTCGGTGTCGGTGTCGCCGCCACCGCCGCCACCGCCGCCACCATCGGTCGGTGTGCTCGTCCCCTCGTCGTCGGTCGTACTCACACAGCCGGCGGTGAGCGCGACACCGGCGACCCCGGTGCCCTTCAACAGCGTTCTCCTGTTCAGACGCGGTGTGTCATCAGATGTCATATCGGCTACCGTGTCGTACCCTATAGCTACACCTATATTTGAACCCTCCCATGGTCGGTGCCGGTCGGCATCGGCAGACAGCACCGCTAAGACAGTCGCTGTCGGGCTTGATTACTGAACGATCTGCGTTCGAATTTTTGGTCGGGTGCCTACTTAGGGGCAGTGGCGACACAGCACACGTCATGCTTCCACCGATCGCGAACAACTTCGTCGCGGGGGAAGGTCCCGCGACCGCGCTCGACCACGTCCGAGGGCTGAACGCCGACGGCGTGGCGGGGATCCTCAACCTGCTCGGCGAACACTACGACGACCGCGCGGACGCGGACGCCGACACGCAGGCGTACGTCGACCTCGTCCGGGACCTCGCCGCCAGCGATCTGGACTGCTGTGTCTCTGTCAAGCCGAGTCAGATCGGTCTCGACCTCGGCGACGACGTGTTCCGCGAGAACCTCTCGCGGATCGTCGACGCGAGCGACACCTTCGTCTGGGTCGACATGGAGGACCACGAGACCGTGGACGTGACCCTCGACGCCTACGAGGAACACGCTCGCGCGACCGACGGGAACGTCGGTCTCTGCGTCCAGGCGAACATGCGGCGGACCGACGAGGACCTCGAACGCCTCGCGGACCTGCCGGGGAAGGTACGCCTCGTGAAGGGCGCGTACGACCCGCCGAAGGAGATCGCCTACAAGGACAAGGCACGGGTCGACGAGGCCTACCGCGAGTATCTCGAATACATGTTCCGCGAGTTCGACGGCGGGATCGGCGTCGGGAGCCACGACCCGGCGATGATCGACTACGCCGCCGACCTCCACGAGGAGTACGGGACCGACTACGAGGTCCAGATGCTGATGGGCGTCCGCGAGGAGGCGCAGGTCGACCTCGCGGCAAGCGGCGTCCCCGTCTACCAGTACGCACCCTACGGCGACAAGTGGCTCTCGTACTTCTACCGGCGGGTCCGGGAACGCAAGGAGAACGCGCTGTTCGCGCTCCGGGCCGTGCTGAGTTGAGGCCGTGCCGTCTCGGCGGTCGGTGGAGGAGGTCCCCCCGCGTCTCACGATCAGGGATCGAGTAGTTTCGCCTCGGCCTTCCGGAGGTGTTCGAGCAACGTCGTCTTCGACACGTCGAGGTCGTCTGCGAGTTCGCGGGTGGAGACGCCACGGGGCCACTCGTAGTAGCTCCGCGAGCGGGCGTGCTCGAACACGTCCCGCTGTGTCGGCGTCAGCGAGTCGAGTCGCTGTCCGCGCTCTCCGCGGTCGCGGTCGGAACTGGTGATCGACGCGATCGACACCTCCGCGTCGGCGTCTCGCCGTACCTCGTCGAGTGCGGGTTCGATCTCCGAGCGGTCGCCGGCGAAACAGACCTGCCACTCCTCGCTCCCTCCCTCGATGCGGACCGGCGCACTGTGGACGAAGCCGTGTTCGAGCAGCGTCGGGCAGACCATGTCGTTCGGGTCGTACTCCAGGAAGAACTCCCGGACGACGTTGCCCGGCGCGTCCCGTGCCCGTCCGAACCGCTCCTGCAGTTCGAGCACCTCGCCGGCGTGTGGCGACTCGCTGATCGTCTGGATCAGCGCCTCGACCTCCTCGGTGCTGTCGCCGAACGCGGTGAACAGTCCGTTGACCGAGTGGGTCGCGGTCTTCGGTGTTCGGTAGATCGCGTGTGCCAGGACGCCCCCACCTACCTGTTCCGTCGATTCGATGGCCCAGCAGTCCGGATGCCACAGGTCCAGCGTCAACCGCGTTCCAGCCACGGTCTCTGTCTCGCTCATCGACTATCTCATTCGTGCGCGCCGATTTGTATGTGACGCTCTCACACGCGCCGTCCCGACCATGGTCGGGGCAGGTGCTTCGATGGGTGCCGAGAATCCACACGTATGGCCGAGGCCTACAAGCACTACGTAGACGGCGAGTGGACGACTGGACACGGCGAGGAGACGTTCGAGAGCGTGAACCCGGCGACGGGCGAGACGCTCGGGGAGTTCCACCGGGGAACCACCGAGGACATCGAGCACGCCCTCGGAGTGGCAGACGACGCTTACGACGAGTGGCGCGGACTGTCGTACATCGACCGCGCAGAGTACCTGTGGGACATCTACCACGAACTGCGCGACCGGACCGACGAACTCGGCGAGGTCGTCACGAAAGAGTGCGGCAAGGAGATCAGCGAGGGGAAAGCCGACGTGGTCGAAGCGGCGCACATGGTCGAGTGGGCCGCCGGCAACGCTCGGCATCCACACGGTGACATCGTGCCGAGCGAGATTCCGAGCAAGGACGCGTACATGCGGCGGAAACCGCGCGGTGTCGTGGGTTGTATCACGCCGTGGAACTTCCCCGTCGCCATCCCCTTCTGGCACATGGCCGTCGCGCTCGTCGAGGGGAACACGGTCGTCTGGAAACCTGCAGAGCAGACGCCGTGGTGCGGCCAGATCATCGCCGAGATGTTCGAGGACGCCGGGATTCCCGACGGCGTGTTCAACATGGTCCACGGCTTCGGTGACGCCGGCGCACAGATCGTCGAAGACGACCGCACCGACACGGTCCTGTTCACGGGATCGGCCGAGGTCGGCCACGAAGTCGCCCAGAAAGTCGCCCAAGACCCGGGCAAGCTCGCCGCCTGCGAGATGGGTGGGAAGAACGGTATCGTCGTCACCGAGAAGGCGGACCTCGATACTGCAGTCCACGCTGCGGTCATGTCCTCGTTCAAGACCACTGGACAGCGGTGTGTCTCCTCGGAACGCCTGATCGTCCACGAAGACGTCTACGACGAGTTCAAAACACGCTACGTCGATCTGGCCGAGGACGTCGCTGTCGGCGACCCACTGGACGACTCGACGTTCATGGGGCCACTCATCGAACCCGGCCACGTCGAGAAAGTGACCGGCTACAACGAGTTGGCGAAAGACGAAGACGTGAACGTGCTGGTCGACCGGACGGAGTTGGACGGCGAGGAGATCCCCGAGGGTCACGAGGAGGGCAACTGGGTCGGGCCGTTCGTCTACGAGGCCGACGCACACGCACCCCTGCGCTGTACCCACGAGGAGGTCTTCGGTCCGCACGTCGCGCTTCTCGAATACTCGGGTGACATCGAGGAAGCGGTCGAGATTCACAACGACACGGACTACGGTCTCGCGGGCGCGATCATCTCCGAGGATTACCGCCAGATCAACTACTACCGCGACCACGCCGAGGTCGGCCTCGCGTACGCCAACCTGCCGTGCATCGGCGCGGAGGTCCAGTTGCCCTTCGGCGGTGTGAAGAAGTCCGGCAACGGCTACCCCTCCGCGCGTGAAGTGATCGAAGCCGTCACCGAGCGGACCGCCTGGACGCTCAACAACTCCTACGACATCGAGATGGCACAGGGGCTGTCCGCCGACATCAAGACCGACGACGAGTAACAAGCAACCTCTCGGTACACCGTCCTCCCCGTCTCTCGGGTCTCACTGGCTGCCGGTCGCCTCCCGTCCACTTTCTGCACCGACTCGACCGAACCGCCGCTGCCGCTGGGTTCAAGCGTCTCGGGGGCCAGGAAGAAACAACGACGACCGTCGCTTCCGGGCGACGGAGGACCGACGATGCACACACAGCGCGACGCCGTGGCGGTCGAGACGACCAGCGACGCCTTCGAGCGAGTGGCGGCCGAGGTCACACCCGGTACCCGCGTCCCGGTCGAGATCCGGATCGAGGTCGCCGACCCGTGGGACGCCTACCGGCGCGCCCGCACCGACGAGGGCGGCGTCTACTTCGAGACGACCGGCGGCCAGCCGGGGTGGAGCTACTTCGCCACCGAACCGGTCGTCCGCCACACGGTCGAGTCGGACGAGGTCGACGACGACGTCGTGGACAGCGGGACGGGCGTCGAGACCGGCCCGAGCCTCGACAGACTCACCGAGTGGGTCGACGGCGAGTCGCTCGCGCGCGGCGACTGCGACGTGCCGTACCCCTGTGGCTTCTTCGGGTGGTTCTCCTACGACATGGTGCGGGAGTTCGAGGACATCCCGGACACGACCACCGACGACCGCGGACTGCCCCGCCTCCAGATGGACTTCTACGACCGTGTCGCGGCGTGGGAGGAACCGCGCGGCGACGGGCCGACGACGCTCCGTGTCGTCGCCTGTCCGGTCGTCGGCGACGGTCCCGACGCGGTGGCGTCGGCCTACGACGCCGGCAAAGCGTCCGTGCTCGACTTCGTAGACGCGATGCAGACCGGCGAGCACGCGGTCGAGAGCGGCGAGTTCGACCGCGACCGCTACCGGGTCGAGAGTTCGACGACGAGAGCAGAGTACGCCGATCGCGTCCGCGCCGTCAAACAGT
This genomic window from Salinirubrum litoreum contains:
- a CDS encoding aldehyde dehydrogenase family protein; amino-acid sequence: MAEAYKHYVDGEWTTGHGEETFESVNPATGETLGEFHRGTTEDIEHALGVADDAYDEWRGLSYIDRAEYLWDIYHELRDRTDELGEVVTKECGKEISEGKADVVEAAHMVEWAAGNARHPHGDIVPSEIPSKDAYMRRKPRGVVGCITPWNFPVAIPFWHMAVALVEGNTVVWKPAEQTPWCGQIIAEMFEDAGIPDGVFNMVHGFGDAGAQIVEDDRTDTVLFTGSAEVGHEVAQKVAQDPGKLAACEMGGKNGIVVTEKADLDTAVHAAVMSSFKTTGQRCVSSERLIVHEDVYDEFKTRYVDLAEDVAVGDPLDDSTFMGPLIEPGHVEKVTGYNELAKDEDVNVLVDRTELDGEEIPEGHEEGNWVGPFVYEADAHAPLRCTHEEVFGPHVALLEYSGDIEEAVEIHNDTDYGLAGAIISEDYRQINYYRDHAEVGLAYANLPCIGAEVQLPFGGVKKSGNGYPSAREVIEAVTERTAWTLNNSYDIEMAQGLSADIKTDDE
- a CDS encoding helix-turn-helix domain-containing protein, coding for MSETETVAGTRLTLDLWHPDCWAIESTEQVGGGVLAHAIYRTPKTATHSVNGLFTAFGDSTEEVEALIQTISESPHAGEVLELQERFGRARDAPGNVVREFFLEYDPNDMVCPTLLEHGFVHSAPVRIEGGSEEWQVCFAGDRSEIEPALDEVRRDADAEVSIASITSSDRDRGERGQRLDSLTPTQRDVFEHARSRSYYEWPRGVSTRELADDLDVSKTTLLEHLRKAEAKLLDP
- a CDS encoding proline dehydrogenase family protein — its product is MLPPIANNFVAGEGPATALDHVRGLNADGVAGILNLLGEHYDDRADADADTQAYVDLVRDLAASDLDCCVSVKPSQIGLDLGDDVFRENLSRIVDASDTFVWVDMEDHETVDVTLDAYEEHARATDGNVGLCVQANMRRTDEDLERLADLPGKVRLVKGAYDPPKEIAYKDKARVDEAYREYLEYMFREFDGGIGVGSHDPAMIDYAADLHEEYGTDYEVQMLMGVREEAQVDLAASGVPVYQYAPYGDKWLSYFYRRVRERKENALFALRAVLS
- a CDS encoding ABC transporter substrate-binding protein: MTSDDTPRLNRRTLLKGTGVAGVALTAGCVSTTDDEGTSTPTDGGGGGGGGGDTDTETEMDDGGDEMSGPYTIGMVNSLTGSLSAFGQRNERGKELALAAVNETTINGAELEIISEDSESQAQSGVSAAQKLVNQDGVPFVIGAVGSGVSLAIYESVIQGTDVVQLSQNSTSPDLTNFPGLLRMSPTGSTQSTALSNIISEDGFDSVALAWVNNDYGQGLAETFRDQWGGEIAYDQPHDQGQSSYSSTVSGMANSGADAWVFITYQPEFTSMAQEAFSNGYEATYYGADSVAGPDVLANTPEGSLDGMKIVTPSAAIDQENYQNFASEFESEYGEAPTSWSAFAYDCVVTAALSIATADEFTGAALQETVRDVTRPDGEEVFTFAEAMEVLGEDGSAADINYEGVSGPIDFDENGDPVGFLQILTVEDHEYTQTGTIEG